The following nucleotide sequence is from Amblyraja radiata isolate CabotCenter1 chromosome 22, sAmbRad1.1.pri, whole genome shotgun sequence.
GGCAATAATACAGAGGTCAGATAGTTATAGTGTACGtggagtctgaaggaggatctcgacccgaaacatggctTGTTCATTCTCATcccagttgctgcctggcccactaagttcctccaacattttgtattcaGCTTTCGTGTAACCACAGTTTCATGATCAAAATTGGCAACGTTATGCTCTGCACGGTGCTGCAAGGAGCCTGTGGGATTTtataaataaatgtttaaaacaGGTTGAGAGCTGAAAGAAATGTTGCAGGAGATATGAATGTGCAATTGTCAATCATCTTTAACTtggatgaagggtctttgatctgAAGTGTTATCTctacttctctttccacagatgctgcctgacctggtgggcAACTCTGTTGGCTTTCTTCTGCCATAGTCCTTTCCGGATccctcaggattttatacacAAATCATCCCCTCTTCCTCTTATATTACAGATGCAAGGTTGACCTGCCTAAATGTATCCTCATAAAGCAACCAGTTCATGCCAGGAATAGTTAATTATCAATTCCCATATTTATTTAGGACatggaaggtcataaggtcatacgtgataagagcagaattagaccattcagcccatcaagtctactccgccatttaatcatcgctgatctacctttcccttctaaccccatactcctaacttctccccgtaacctctgactcctgtactaatcaagaatctatctatctgccttaaaaatatccattgacggcctccacagccttctgtggcaaagaattccacagattcaccaccctctgtaataaatttctcctcatctccttccttaaagaaaatcctttaattctttttttttaattgtaaattgtccctaatgtgtaggatagaactagtgtaatgggtgatcgatggtcggtgcggactgagtGCTGAGTATCTGACTCCCCTTTCCGATGGAGGCCTCTGGAAACTTTCACTGCCTTGCCTTTggcctctcttcccttctccttGGTCCTATACTGAGGCTgtataagactgaggtgagaaaaaacattttcacccagagagttgtgaatttatggaattccctgccacagagggcagtggaggccaagtcactggatggatttaagagagagttagatagagctctcggggctagtggagtcaagagatatgggaagaaggcaggcacgggttattgataggggacgatcagccatgatcacaatgaatggcggtgctggctcgaagggccgaatggcttcctcctgcacctattttctatgtttttatacctCAGCCACCAGGACCCCCACAATCATACTTATTtataaaaatattcaaaaaaaTAAGGTTCTGCGCTCTCTCGATCTCTTGCCATTACACTCTGAGCACATGCTGTATCCCTCCGCATAGATTAATTAAAGGATTGACTCAGCCCTGCCTATGGGAATGCTATTAAAATCTCCTTACCCGTGAGGGAACTTGCTGTTTCTTAATCAGAAAAATGCGATAGATCttagcaagatagacacaaagtgctggagtagcctactccaccactttgtgcctatctttggtgtaaaccagcaactgcagttccttttttattcCATTAGATcttggcaggagaacggggtagaCCTTAACATTAACACCTGGTGTACTTGGGTATTTAGTTTAAAGTCGGGGCCATGAAACGTTTGCACAAAGCTCACGGTTTTGCTAGCTGGAGCACTAAACCTCACAGTGTATGAAAGGCAATGGAAGTTCTGACCAAAGGCACGGGTTTCTCTGCGATAGCAAATGCAGTAGGAGTCTAATCCAACTCTCTTTGCAATTAACTTTTCATCCATAGCCGGCTTTAACTCAGTGTTCCAAAGAacattgagtttagaagaatgaggggggacctcattgaaacatacagaatagtaaaaggcttggatagagcggatgtggagaggatgtttccattagtgggagagttaaGGACTTAAACCCATGGACTCAGAATTAAAgtgcattcttttaggaaggagatgaggagaaatttctttcatcagagggtggtgaatctgtggaattctttgccacagaaggttgcggtggccaagtcagtggatatttttaaggcagagatagatagatttttgattagcacGGGAGtcagagaaggggagaaggcaggctgaTCTCTGTCTAGGAGTGGAGAGATACCAGCCATGATTCAAATGCGAGGTAGacctgatgggacgaatggcctaattctactattccttatggctTTATGAAATTCTTCAATTACTCTGTCTTTATCAAAACTGtatcaatgaaatgcagttaattCTAATTCATTTGTGTGGAAATCAAAAGCATTGCAATGGAAATGTGCAGGAGGCAATGTTTTCTGGAGCAGGATATCTTTGCTAACAGCTGTAAGTGAAACAGATGATTGGCTCTCTGCTCGGTGTTGCCCCTTATCTCTATGTTTGAGCTCATCCAATAGACCATGAGTGCTGGCCCCCAGGGCCAATgggaaggtgaggggaggggagaggcgggTCAGTGTGGATGGCAATAAATACCGCACGCATCGAGCAGGAGTTATCTTGCAAGTACTGAGAGATCTAGAAGAGCGAAAAACTCCGCAACAATGGTCCTCTCAGCAGCCAACAAACAAGTGATCCATCAGCTCGCTGAAACCCTACACGCAAATGCTGCAGTTTTGGGTGCAGATGCTTTAGCCAGGTAATGTTCTTAAACGTTCTGCATATTGACTGTTCTTTCATTGATTATTTGTGATTGTGAACATTTTTCTCGCATTTCCAGAGAACAGCGATACAATTAATAAGTGTGCAATAGCATTCTCTGCATGGAGTTGAAGTTTTACCAAACTAATGTAATTGCTGGTCTGAACATAATGGGGTTGTAATCTGAGGAGAGATTTATTGGAACCTGTGTCTGCAAATGACTTCTGCCTTTCTTTTCCATGTTCCTTGAAGGCTGTTTGAGCTCCATCCTCAAACCAAGACATACTTCAAGGGTTTTGCTGGCTACCATGCCACTGATCCTCAGGTCATAGCTCATGGCACCAAGGTAATCGAGGCCTTGGCAAAGGCAGCTGACCACTTGGACAACCTGCCCAAACACCTGGAGAAGCTGGCCAAAAAACATGGTACTGAACTCCTTGTGGATCCTCACAACTTTGTGGTAGGTAACCCTTTCATATCCTTCCTCGTCACCATGTCACAGACCCTGACGTTAGGGTCAGATAAACATCAATGCATGTTCAAGTTCATTTACGTGAACTCTCCGCAGTCTGAATGTGTAACCGTGTTCGGTTTAGCTGGGAATATTTTCTCCTGTACATCATCACAAAGTGCAAGCGAGCAAAAAAATGATGCGTTGAGAATATATTAGCACCACCTGACATTGTCCTGTTTTACTCTTACAGCTGTTTTCAGACATCATTGTGGTCACCTTGGCCATTCATCTGCCTTCGTTCACCCCTGCAACTCATACTGCCATCGACAAATTCCTTGAGGAAGTTGCACATCAATTGAGCTCCGAGTACCGCTGAAGATGCAGTCAAACAACTATGGTGGAAAACAGCAAGATCATCATTCGAATCCCCACCTGCCTGTTTTCTCAAAATGCTGGCTAATAAAATCATTATTCCTTTGAATGCATATATTGCGTTTGCTTTTGCTCCCTCGCTTTAATCAATTTTACATGTTGTCAATAGTGAACTTTGGCATAATTTGTAAAACTGAGCTAAATAAACATTCACTTCCATCCATGTTTTAGAGTTTGTTGTTGCTGATTTATTAAACGCGCGCAAATTTCAGAATACGAACCATGAAACATGTCACGCATGTCCGTGGCAAGATGACAGAGAATACCCTTAGGGCGCTCTTACCTATCCTGactcggtggtagagttgctgccttatagcgccagagacccgggtgcgatcctcaccacgggcgctgactgtacgctgtttgtatgttctccacgtcaCCTGCTGGGGGTTTCATCCACGAGCTtcggtttcccctcacactccaaagacgtacagatttgtaggctaataggcttggtaaagttgtaaattatcccaagtgtgtgtaggatggtgttagtatgcggggatcgctggtcggcacggactcgatgggccgaagagcctatttgtgTGTTTCCGTGTTTCcgtgtatctttaaagtaaactaaattaaatatcacGAGAGAAATACAAACAAGAAGGAGAAATTCCTACATGAAAGCATTCTGCCATCATTAATGTTTACGTGGTGGTCACTTTTCCCATTGTAAATGGATCAAACTCAGTCTGAAGCTTCTTAAAAAATAGCGTTTCTGTGCTGAGGCATCAAAATCTCTTCGTGCCTTTTacacataaattcataaattataggagtagaattaggccatttggtccatcaactgctccaccattcatt
It contains:
- the LOC116985878 gene encoding hemoglobin subunit alpha-like; protein product: MVLSAANKQVIHQLAETLHANAAVLGADALARLFELHPQTKTYFKGFAGYHATDPQVIAHGTKVIEALAKAADHLDNLPKHLEKLAKKHGTELLVDPHNFVLFSDIIVVTLAIHLPSFTPATHTAIDKFLEEVAHQLSSEYR